The sequence CGGAGTAGGAAGGAATGTTCACCGACTTGGCGTTCACGGTGATGGCCTTGTGCGACACCAGCTGACGTGCTTCAGCGCGGGTCGAGGCGTAGCCCATGCGGTACACCACGTTGTCCAGACGCGACTCCAGCAGGGACAGCAGGTTGGCGCCAGTGTTGCCACGGCGACGGTCGGCTTCAGCGAAGTAGCGGCGGAATTGCTTTTCCAGCACGCCGTACATGCGCTTGACCTTCTGCTTTTCACGCAGCTGCAGACCGAAGTCGGAGGTGCGCTGACCCGAGGTGCGGCCGTGTTGACCGGGCTTGGTGTCGAACTTGGACTTGTCCGCGATGGAGCGACGGGCGCTCTTCAGGAACAGGTCGGTGCCTTCACGGCGGGAGAGTTTGGCCTTGGGGCCGAGATAACGTGCCACTTGAGCTTCCTTTGTGTCATCTACCGTGCGTAAAACGCACGGGAGCCGCCAGGAGTGAAACACCCCTGGCGGCGGTGGTCTTCAAAAAGATTAGATACGACGACGCTTTTGAGGGCGGCAGCCGTTGTGGGGCACCGGAGTCACGTCCGAGATGGA comes from Comamonas sp. GB3 AK4-5 and encodes:
- the rpsD gene encoding 30S ribosomal protein S4 — encoded protein: MARYLGPKAKLSRREGTDLFLKSARRSIADKSKFDTKPGQHGRTSGQRTSDFGLQLREKQKVKRMYGVLEKQFRRYFAEADRRRGNTGANLLSLLESRLDNVVYRMGYASTRAEARQLVSHKAITVNAKSVNIPSYSVKEGDVIAVREKSKKQARVVEALQLASQVGFPAWVEVSLDKAEGTFKKAPDRDEFGADINESLIVELYSR